The Meiothermus sp. CFH 77666 region CTTATAGACATGCGTACCCTGAAATCCGAGTTGCTCAAGAGCTTTTTGCAGGACAACCCGCTGGTGGTGGATGTGCGCCCGCCGGAGCAGTACAACCAGGGCGACTTCGAGGGTGCCGTACACATTCCCCTGCACGACATCCAGCACGGCAACCACAACCTGCCCAAAGACCGCCCCCTGCTGCTTATCTGCGAGCGTGGGGTAATGAGCGAGCTGGCCGGGCTGTACCTGGAAGCGGCGGGCTATGAGCAGGTGTATAACCTCGAGGGGGGCCTGCAAAAGCTGCGGAAAGAAGCCAATGGTCAATAGCTCATAGCTGATAGCAAAACAGAACGGGCTGGACGCAATCCGACATGTGTCGGTTTGGGCAGGCCAACCGCGCCATCCCGTTCGGCGCGAGGCCGCTAAGTTGCCCTTTCGCAATCAGCAATCAGCTATCGGCTATCGACCATAGACTATTGACCATCGTCTCTTTTCGGCAACTCCTCCAGCCGCACCCCATGCCACTTTTCCAGGTGTTCACGGTGGGTGGGCAGGTAGGCCCCCGGCTCGAAAAACCGGTCGTAGTACTCGAGATCGAGGTGGTGGGTCTGCAAAAACATCAGGCTGTAGATGGTGGGCACCGTGGCGGGGAACTTTCCGAAGGTATCGAAGAGGTACTGGGCCTGGGTAGCAACCAGCTCAACCAGCCAATCCTGGTGGGGGAAAGCCTGGGAACGCACCGCCGGGGCGTTCTTCCAGGGCCCTGGGGTTTGGGGGTGGAAGGGGCCACCCTCGCCAAACTTGCGCTCGACCAGGGCTTCTACCGCCCTACGCATATCGGGGTAGTGAGGCGGGCAGTGGCCTTCAAAAACACCCTCGAGGCCGGTGGGGTTAGGACGCGACCAGCCGGGCTTGTGGTCGTAGCGGAAGCCCAGCCCCGGCACCTCAGGATCGCCCGAGGCTCCCAGCACTCGTACCCGATCCAGGCCGTTGAGCATCCAGCCGCCCAGGCCCATGGCCTGCTGCATCAGGTGGCCCGCAAATACCGCTGCGCTGATTTCCGCCGAAACTTCGGCCAGGGTGGCCTGGTCAAAGGCGGTGAGGGGGTAGGGCTTGTCCACCGCTACATAATCCTTAAACTTTTCCAGCCCTGGGATGCTCCGGTTGTGTACGTCGTCGTAGAGTACGAAGCCGTTCTGGGCAATAAACAGGAGCTTTAGGAGCTGGTGCTGGGCTACGTCGGCTATTGGCCAGACCAGCAGTGAGCCCGGTTTGTTGGCGTTCCAGGCGTTGTGGCCGGCCATGTAGGGCTCGCGGGGCGGAATATGAAGCCGAGTATCCGAAAGTTTGTGAATGTACTGCCGGTGCGCTAGCAGCAGTTCCACCAGGTCTACCTGGCCCTTGGCGTTGCGCGGCACCAGCGGGCGGGCATCGCGGGTTTTGAACACATAGGTGCCGCTATCGTCGGTGAAGAAAATCTGGCTGGTGTGGAAGCCCGCCGCGCTGGGGAAGGTGCGCCCGGCGGCCATACCGGAGTAGCTGGGCAGGTAAGGGGCCACGTTTTTGTGGTGGCTGATCAGGTTGTGCCAGCCGGTCAGGCCGCCCACCGTGGTGAGGATGAGCAGGCGCTCGAGCTCCGAAAGCGGATAGGGCGCATACCGCGAGCGGTAGGCCAGGGGCCCCTCGGGCAGCTCGCCCCCCAGGGCAAAGCGGCGGCTCCTACGGCCAAAAAGCGCCTCGGTGAGGGGGAATTGCAGGAGCTCCTCGAGGGCCTTACGCTCGTGTGGATGGATGACAGCATCGGACGTGGTATCGGGCATTTCCCCTAGTCTAGTCCGAATGTTCCCGTTGAAGTATGGCCCGGCAGGGGATGTTTCATTGGCACCGATTGGGATTTTTTTGAAAATCTTGTTGGCATTGCGAGCATCCGCAGGATGCGAAGCAATCCAGTTCGCCCTGCCCGGCCGGTAGCCTGGCGAGCCCCCCTGGATTGCTTCGTCGGCCTTTGGCTTCCTCACAATGACGGCGGTTCGCAAAGTGAGGCTTGGCGGGACCGTTCGCCGCCTTTCACTTTGGCTGCTATGGTTGCCTTTACAACGCTAAAGCAGTTGCCCTGCTACTTTTCCGGGCCTTTTTCGATGGGAACACCCACCGCGTTGCCCCACTCGGTCCAGCTTCCGTCGTAGTTTTTGACGTTGGGGTAGCCCAGGAGATGCTTGAGCACAAACCAGCTATGGCTGCTGCGCTCGGCGATGCGGCAGTAGGCGATCACCTCTTTGTCGGGGGTTACGCCCTTGGGCTCGTAGATGGCACGCAGTTCTTCGGCGCTCTTGAAGGTGCCGTCGGGGTTGACGGTGGTGGCCCAGGGGATGCTGCGGGCGCCGGGGATGTGCCCTCCGCGCAGCACCCCTTCCTGGGGGTACTCGGGCATGTGGGTTTTCTCGCCGGTAAACTCGGCAGGGCTGCGCACATCCACCAGCGCACCTTTGCCCGCCTTGACCTTTTCCAAATGGGCCAGCACCTCGTCGCGGAAAGCCCGCAGGCTGGGGTCGCGCTGGCCGGGGGTGTAGGAGCCTTTGGGGTAGATGGGCACCTCGGTGGTGAGGGGCTTGTTTTCCTGCGTCCACTTGATGCGCCCGCCGTTCATCAGCTTGAGGTGTTGGTGCCCGTTGTAGCTGAAAAACCAGAAGGCATAGGCCGCCCACCAGTTGTTTTTGTCGCCATACAGCACGATGGTGGTGTCGTTGGAGATGCCCAGGCGCTCGAACAGGGCGGCCAGCTCGTGGGGCTGGATAAACTCGCGGATGGTGTCGTCCCAGAGGTCGGCCTGCCAGTCGATCTTCTGACTGCCAGGAATATGGCCGGTGTCGTAGAGCAGGATGTCCTCGTTGACCTCGAGAATCTTGATCTTGGGGTCTTGCAGGTGCTCCAGCACCCAGTCGGTGGAAACCAGCACATCGGGGTTGGCGTAGCTCATCTCTTACCTCCAAAAGAACCGTTGGTCACTGCACCAGTTAACCTGAAACAGCTTAGGGCAAAGTTGTCAAAGGTTACGCTGACATAGATTACAAAAAATGTAATCTAATGGCGAGATGATACACATTGTGGCTTTCGGTTTCAATACTGCAGCCTGCCCGATAGCCCAGGGCAAGTTCGGATTTGCGTTTAGCGTCGTGGTAGGCCGGACAATCCTCTGTAGGCTACCGCTTGGATGACTTGGGACGGTTGAGCGGTTTGGCTGCCCGGCGGGTGAGCAGTTCGCTCGAGGGCAGCAGGTGTTCCAGGCACTCCGAGTAGTCTACCCCCTGGCGGAAGTCGGCGGCCAGGTCGGCCACGCTCACCTGGCTCAGGCTTTGCAGCACGGCATCGCGCACCTTGAGCCAGACCGCACTTCGCGCCTGGCAGCGCTTTTCCAGGGCGCAGGCTTTGGGCCAGTTCAGGCTGACGCAGGCCAGCGGGGCGATAGGCCCGTCCACAGCTCGGATCACGTCGCGCAGGTTGATTTCCTCCGGTGGGCGGGGTAGCGCATACCCCCCACCCTGGCCCTTTTTGGAAACCACCAGGTTATGCCCCACCAGCGCAGCCAGAATCCGCACCAGATAGGTATGCCCTACCCCGGTGGCCTGGCTGAGTTCCTCGCTGCTCACCAAACGCCCCTGGGGCTGGGTGCCCAGGTAGCCCAGGGTTTTGAAGGCGTAGATGTCGGTTTTGGAGAGGCGCATAACACATAATTTATCCGAAAACTGAAGGCCGAAGGCTCAAGGCGGGGGCAGA contains the following coding sequences:
- a CDS encoding rhodanese-like domain-containing protein; its protein translation is MRTLKSELLKSFLQDNPLVVDVRPPEQYNQGDFEGAVHIPLHDIQHGNHNLPKDRPLLLICERGVMSELAGLYLEAAGYEQVYNLEGGLQKLRKEANGQ
- a CDS encoding Rrf2 family transcriptional regulator, with product MRLSKTDIYAFKTLGYLGTQPQGRLVSSEELSQATGVGHTYLVRILAALVGHNLVVSKKGQGGGYALPRPPEEINLRDVIRAVDGPIAPLACVSLNWPKACALEKRCQARSAVWLKVRDAVLQSLSQVSVADLAADFRQGVDYSECLEHLLPSSELLTRRAAKPLNRPKSSKR
- a CDS encoding sulfurtransferase — encoded protein: MSYANPDVLVSTDWVLEHLQDPKIKILEVNEDILLYDTGHIPGSQKIDWQADLWDDTIREFIQPHELAALFERLGISNDTTIVLYGDKNNWWAAYAFWFFSYNGHQHLKLMNGGRIKWTQENKPLTTEVPIYPKGSYTPGQRDPSLRAFRDEVLAHLEKVKAGKGALVDVRSPAEFTGEKTHMPEYPQEGVLRGGHIPGARSIPWATTVNPDGTFKSAEELRAIYEPKGVTPDKEVIAYCRIAERSSHSWFVLKHLLGYPNVKNYDGSWTEWGNAVGVPIEKGPEK